A stretch of DNA from Micromonospora sp. NBC_01813:
CCGACGTGCTCGGCCTGCGGCTGCGTGGCCCGGCCCCGTTCAGCGAACTCGTCGAGGTGGTGCAGACGATCCGGGCCGCCCCGGACGCCGTGAACACCGCCCGCGCGCTCTGCGCCTCGCTCGGCAAGACCGCCGTGGGCTGCGGCGACCGCGCCGGCGCGATCGTCGACGCGTTGCTGCTGCCGTACCTCAACGACGCCGTACGGATGCTGGAGACCAGCTATTCGACGGCGGACGACATCGACGCGGCGATGAAGCTGGGCTGCGGCTACCCGGTCGGCCCGTTCGAGCTGCTGGACACGCTCGGCCTGGACGTCGCCCTGGACATCCTGGGGACGATCTACCGGGAGGCGCCGGAGCCGGGACTCGCTCCCGCCCCGCTGCTGCGGCACATGGTGACCGCTGGACGCCTCGGCCGGAGCACCGGGCAGGGCTTCCGCGCGTACGGCGACCGCTGACCGGCCGGCTCCCCGACGTACCCTTGCGATCATGAGTCCGCGCCGTAACCGTCCGGTCCGTCGGGACAGCGGGAGCCGATCCGGACACGGCGCCGGCGGTCAGCCCGAGCCGGTCGATCAGGAACGGGTACGCCGAGGCGTCGCCGCGGTGCAGTCGTGGGGCGACGGCGACTGGATGGTGCGCTCGGTGCCGGGGCCGGCGGCCACCAAGACGTACCGCTGCCCCGGATGTGTGCAGGAGATCCGCCCCGGGGTGCCGCACGTGGTCGCCTGGCCGGCGGACGTTCGCGGCGACCTGACCGACCGGCGGCACTGGCACCCGGGCTGCTGGCGGGCGCGGGAACAGCGTCGGCCGGCGATCGAACGGTCCCGGTCGGCCCCGCGCCACGGCTGAGTCGCGGACCACCTCCGACGGTGGGCTTCGTGCGCCGTGATCGACCCGGTGGGAGACTGGTCCGGTGAGCGAGCCGATCCGATCCATGTCGATCCTGCCCGCCGAGCGCCGGGACATCGAGTTGCGTACCGCCGACGGGCTCACCCTGGTCGGCGAGCTCGCGTTGCCGGTCGACCGGCCGCCGGTCGCGACCCTGATCTGTCTGCATCCGTTGCCGACCCATGGCGGGATGATGGACAGCCACGTCTTTCGCAAGGCTGCCTGGCGGTTGCCGGCCCTGGCCGGTCTGGCGGTGCTGCGGTTCAACACCCGGGGCACCAGCAGCGTCCGGGGCACCAGCGAGGGCAGTTTCGACAACGCCGAGGGGGAGCGGTTCGACGTCGCGGCGGCGATCGAGTACGCCGAGTTCGCGGAGCTGCCCCGGATCTGGCTGCTCGGCTGGTCGTTCGGCACGGATCTGGTCCTGCGGCACGGCTGTGACCCGGTCGTCGAAGGGGCGATCCTGCTGTCTCCGCCGCTGCGCTTCGCCACCGACGCGGACCTGGCCACCTGGTCGGCCTCGGGCAAGCCGGTCACCGCGCTGGTGCCGGAGCTGGACGACTATCTGCGCCCGGCCGAGGCGACCGACCGGTTCGCCACCCTCGGCCAGGCCGAGGTGGTCGGTGTGCCGGGAGCCCGTCACCTCTGGGTGGGTCAGGTGGAACGAGTGCTCGACGAGGTGGTCCGGCGGGTCGCGCCGCAGGTCCCGGTGCCGCTGCCGACCAGCTGGGACGGCCCGATGTCCGCCGGTGACGCCAGCGCGTACGCCGACCGGACGGTGGCGGCGTTCGCCGACGTGCCGGTCTCCGGGCCGGCGCAACGCGCTGCCGAGGAAGACTGACTGTCGGGCGCTGACGCAGGCCAGCCGGTGCGTCGTCAGCCGGTGGTCTGCTGGAGCCGTTCGGTGGTGGGGCGTTCCTCGTCGACCGGCGGGTAGCCGGCTGCCCAGTCGCCTCTGGCCCGCCAGACACCGACCCAGTCGACTCCTCGGGACCGGTCTCGACCGAGGATGGTCTTGCCGATCGCCCGTAGGCCGACTCCGGCGGCCAGCATCCCGACGGCGATCCGTGCCCGCGACGGTGACCAGTGGCGCCTCAGGTAGGTGGCCTTGCCGCGGAGCAGCCGGATGCGCTGCCCCTCGGAGCTGGACGAGGCGCCGACCAGGTGCACGACCTGCGCGGTCGGGGTGAGCAACGGTCGGGCACCCAATGCACGGGCCCGGGCGCTCAGGTCGATGTCCTCGCTGTAGAGGAAGTACTGCGGGTCGAAGCCGCCGAGCCGGCCGAAGAGCTCCCGCTCGATCAGCAGGACGCAGCCGGACAGCGCCGGGACCTCCCGTACGCTGCGCCGGTCGTAGTCCGGTAGCCCTTCGGGGTCCGCCCAGGCCCGACCACGGAACACGGTCGACAGCCCGCTAGCGAACCCGAAGACGCTCCACAGGCTCGGCATACCCCAGCAGGAGTAGTTGTCGTCGGTGCCGTCCGGGTGCAGGGTCCGCCCGGTGTACAGCCCGTGGCCGGGGTGCTGGTCGGCGAAGGTGACCAACTCGGTTACCGGATGCCCGACCGGCAGCGTGTCCGGGTTGAGGCAGAGCAGGTAGCGCCCGGAGCTGACCATCGCGCCCCGGTTCACGCCCCGGCCGAAGCCGACGTTGGTGGTGAGCCGGACCAGGCGTACCTGCGGGAAGTGGGCGGCGATCGCGTCGGCGGAACCGTCGCTGGAGGCGTTGTCGACCACGACGACCTCGGCGGTGACCTGCGGGGTCAGGCTCGCGTACAGCTCGGTCAGGCAGCGTCGGATCAGCTCGTTGGTGTTGTACGAGACGATGATGATCGAGACGTCGGGGCGGCCGGTGGCCGCTTGCCAGTGCTGACCGGTCACGACCGCTTGCCAGTGCTGACCGGGTCGGTGCGGCGGGTGCGGCGGCCGGCCCGGGGGCCCGGGATCCGGCGGGACAGCGGGGGCGCCGACGTGGTCGCGCTGGCGGCGCCGCCGGCCCGGAGCCGGGTCTGCACACTGCCGCCGAGCAGTTGTACGGCGAACGGCACGTCGTGCAGCAGGTACCGACGCATCAGTCGCTGCGGCTCGCCGAGCAGCCGGTGCACCCACTCCAACCCGGTGCGCTGCATCCACCGGGGAGCCCGGCGGTGTACGCCGGCGACGAAGCCGATCGCCGCTCCGCAGCCCATGAACCAGGTCCGGGGCAACAGCGGGCGCAGCCGGGCGATGAGCCGCTCCTGCTTGGGGAAGCCGAGGCCGACGAAGACCAGGTCCGGCGCGGCGGCGACCACCTCGGCGCAGATCTGGGCGAGTTGCTCCTCGGAGGTGTCGAACCCGAACGGCGGGCTCAGTTCGCCGGCGACGACGAGCTGCGGAAACCGGGCCCGCAGCACCGCGGCGGCCTGGACGGCGGTGCCTGGCTCGCCGCCGAGCAGGTAGACCGAGCGGCGGTGCTCGCCGAGTGCTCGGGACAGGCTCCAGATCAGGTCGGAGCCGGGCACCCGCGCCGGCAGCGGCTGGCCGCTGATTCGGCTGGCCCAGATCAGCGGCGCGCCGTCCGCAACCACCAAAGATGATGACTTTATGTGATTGAGGCATTCCTCTTCGCGATCGGCGCGACGTAGAATGTCTACGTTTGGGGTGATTATCTGCCCACCGCGCCCAGCCTTCAGCGCGTCCACCACGTGGTGGACGACATCTTCTTCCCGAATGGGATCAAAGGCGACATTGCGGAGGTTAACCCGATGCCTGTCTGCGGTGACGGAATCCTGGTCCTGAGGCACACGGAGCACGGTACTCGGCGCTCTGGTCCGCCGGATGGTCCAATCGGTGTCAGCTAGGCGATAGTGAGGTTGTCCATTCGACCGGTTGTCGTATCCCCCGCAAATGGAACGATCGTGGCTGTGCAGATCACTGTCATCATGCCGGCCTTCAACGAAGAGCAGGGGATCGGCGCTGTCTTGCGCGGAATGACCGAATCCCCACACTTTGGGGCTGACATCGACATCATCGTGGCGGCCAACGGCTGCACCGACGACACGGCGGCGGTGGCGCGATCATGCGGCGTGCGAGTACTGGAGATCACTACTCCATCGAAAATCGCCGCGCTCAACGCCGCCGACGAGATCGCCACGGGTGACGTACGGATCTATCTGGACGCCGACATGGCCGTCCCGGTGGAGTTGCTGCGGGAGTTGGCGGCGGCGATAGCCGAGCCCGGTGTCGAGGCGGCGGCGCCGCGCCCCGAGATAGACACGGCGGACAGCAGCTGGCCGGTGCGGTCCTACTACCGGATCAACGCCCGACTTCCGGTCTTCAAAGGTCGGCTATTCGGCCGAGGGCTGATCGCCCTCTCCGCCGCTGCCCGTGCGCGATTCACCCATTTTCCGGACATTATCGCAGACGACATGTTTCTGGACGCGGTGGTGCGGTCGACCGAGAAGCGCGACGTCGACCTGCCCGTACGGGTGGTCGCGCCGCGCCGTACCGGCGATTTGATCCGCCGGGTGGCCCGATCCCGGGCGGGCAATGCGGAATTCTGGCATTTCGTCCGGACTGATCCGCGTGGCGCGGAGTTGGCGCTGGATCCGGTGCCCGGATCCAGTCCATTTTCCTGGTTGAGCCGGGTTGTCGGTACTTCCCCGAGCCTGTTTCCGGCGGCGTTCTGTTACGTGGCAATCACTGTTGTCGCAGAATTAAGGCGACGTTCTCCTGGATGGAACGTGCGCACCGGATGGGGGCGGCCCGGTGGCGGCAACCCGGACCGGCACACTGGCGGCAGTGATCCACAGTCGGCGGTGGAGACGCCGGGGGGCGGTCGCGGGTCGCGTTCATGATCCTTGTTCGTCGATATGGGAAGTGAGCAAACCTCGCTATTCACGATGTTCGGGTGACTGATCTCTGGCCCGACGGCTTGTCATAAGAGAGCATTAAGTTCCTTGGGAAGGTCTGTGGGCTGGGTTACCGTCAGCCTCGGTCCCGAAGGGGTGGTGCGGTTCGCTGCCTACGCTCGGGGCGGGGAGTGCCTGGGGGAGATCCACCAAACGTAATGCCGACACGGACCATGTCCCGAGAGGTGAGCATCTCGTGGTGAGCAAGGATTCTTTCGAGACGAGCGGGGGGCGGGGCGATTCGTTCCCGGAATCGTCCATGAGTAGTTCGCCCGATTTACCCGGAGCACCACGTGCTCGCC
This window harbors:
- a CDS encoding glycosyltransferase translates to MSIRPVVVSPANGTIVAVQITVIMPAFNEEQGIGAVLRGMTESPHFGADIDIIVAANGCTDDTAAVARSCGVRVLEITTPSKIAALNAADEIATGDVRIYLDADMAVPVELLRELAAAIAEPGVEAAAPRPEIDTADSSWPVRSYYRINARLPVFKGRLFGRGLIALSAAARARFTHFPDIIADDMFLDAVVRSTEKRDVDLPVRVVAPRRTGDLIRRVARSRAGNAEFWHFVRTDPRGAELALDPVPGSSPFSWLSRVVGTSPSLFPAAFCYVAITVVAELRRRSPGWNVRTGWGRPGGGNPDRHTGGSDPQSAVETPGGGRGSRS
- a CDS encoding alpha/beta hydrolase, with protein sequence MSEPIRSMSILPAERRDIELRTADGLTLVGELALPVDRPPVATLICLHPLPTHGGMMDSHVFRKAAWRLPALAGLAVLRFNTRGTSSVRGTSEGSFDNAEGERFDVAAAIEYAEFAELPRIWLLGWSFGTDLVLRHGCDPVVEGAILLSPPLRFATDADLATWSASGKPVTALVPELDDYLRPAEATDRFATLGQAEVVGVPGARHLWVGQVERVLDEVVRRVAPQVPVPLPTSWDGPMSAGDASAYADRTVAAFADVPVSGPAQRAAEED
- a CDS encoding WecB/TagA/CpsF family glycosyltransferase → MLRVPQDQDSVTADRHRVNLRNVAFDPIREEDVVHHVVDALKAGRGGQIITPNVDILRRADREEECLNHIKSSSLVVADGAPLIWASRISGQPLPARVPGSDLIWSLSRALGEHRRSVYLLGGEPGTAVQAAAVLRARFPQLVVAGELSPPFGFDTSEEQLAQICAEVVAAAPDLVFVGLGFPKQERLIARLRPLLPRTWFMGCGAAIGFVAGVHRRAPRWMQRTGLEWVHRLLGEPQRLMRRYLLHDVPFAVQLLGGSVQTRLRAGGAASATTSAPPLSRRIPGPRAGRRTRRTDPVSTGKRS
- a CDS encoding glycosyltransferase family 2 protein — protein: MTGQHWQAATGRPDVSIIIVSYNTNELIRRCLTELYASLTPQVTAEVVVVDNASSDGSADAIAAHFPQVRLVRLTTNVGFGRGVNRGAMVSSGRYLLCLNPDTLPVGHPVTELVTFADQHPGHGLYTGRTLHPDGTDDNYSCWGMPSLWSVFGFASGLSTVFRGRAWADPEGLPDYDRRSVREVPALSGCVLLIERELFGRLGGFDPQYFLYSEDIDLSARARALGARPLLTPTAQVVHLVGASSSSEGQRIRLLRGKATYLRRHWSPSRARIAVGMLAAGVGLRAIGKTILGRDRSRGVDWVGVWRARGDWAAGYPPVDEERPTTERLQQTTG